In a single window of the Ferviditalea candida genome:
- a CDS encoding YhcN/YlaJ family sporulation lipoprotein, giving the protein MRYSVLMLVLLLVLAGCNRNTVREQSSPSPNDHQQVKVQQTQKRASRNIANPQTVANRLEQLAVSVPQVRKATCVVIGNTAVVGIDVQGNLDRSRVGTIKYSVAEALRKDPNGANALVTADMDLYHRLRDLRNSINRGKPVAGFANEMADIIGRIMPQLPQNVNPLNNPPANTEDRSKLKNRSL; this is encoded by the coding sequence ATGCGATATTCGGTTTTGATGTTGGTGCTCCTGCTAGTTCTGGCAGGCTGCAATCGAAATACGGTGCGCGAACAATCATCACCCTCCCCAAATGATCATCAGCAGGTCAAAGTTCAACAAACTCAGAAAAGAGCGTCTCGCAATATTGCCAATCCGCAGACTGTGGCCAACAGGCTTGAGCAATTGGCCGTCAGCGTCCCGCAGGTCCGGAAAGCCACCTGCGTGGTCATCGGCAATACGGCCGTTGTAGGCATCGATGTTCAGGGCAATCTCGACCGATCGCGAGTCGGTACAATCAAATATTCTGTAGCCGAAGCGTTGCGGAAAGATCCCAACGGTGCAAATGCGCTTGTGACAGCAGACATGGATCTATACCATCGTCTCAGGGATCTGCGGAATTCGATCAATCGCGGCAAGCCGGTGGCCGGATTCGCCAACGAGATGGCGGACATTATCGGGAGAATCATGCCGCAGCTGCCGCAAAACGTGAATCCGCTGAACAACCCTCCGGCGAATACAGAAGATCGTTCCAAATTGAAAAATCGCAGCTTATGA